A window of the Hordeum vulgare subsp. vulgare chromosome 5H, MorexV3_pseudomolecules_assembly, whole genome shotgun sequence genome harbors these coding sequences:
- the LOC123452184 gene encoding protein SPIRRIG isoform X2 has protein sequence MSSIFERGKNELVSDFRRFWEEFRSSSSEKEKERALNLAVDVFCRLVKQQSSVAQLVTKLVEAHVFAFVIGRAFVTDVEKLRIHSKGRSLHVDAVIGFFSEITELGICPGSNLLYAVEVLVTETIDKQPLLDSGILCCLIYILNSLLSSDESCKKSSPVGGEGSASGKNKDWGPLQSRRLEIEASVVHIMKALASHSSAAPSLIEDDALQLLFHMVANGSVSVFSQFKEGLVPLHTIQLHRHAMQVLGLLLANDNGTSAKYIRKHQLIKVLLMAVKDFKPQSGDAAYTIGIVDLLLECVELSYRPEAGSIRLREDIHNAHGYQFLVQFTLTLCSLHKNQSHQSLPKIVSEESGLDASRRLEEDTFSCDLSPQLSRLLDVLVNLSQTGPSEDFVGKSMQSSHGKGTGHSRSRTPSADKFADDILEMSSPKVKDLEAIQMLQDIFLKADNLEVQAEVLNRMFKIFSSHLENYKLCQQLRTVPLFILNMGGFPAALQEVILKILEYAVTVVNCIPEQELLSLCCLLQQPISTSLKHTVLSFFVKLLSFDQQYKKVLREVGVLGALLDDLKQNKLFSGDEQQSKIFYSPEIKSDTDDIQKPVDNKDSILSPKLMASGSTKFPMFDDEGTLTVAWDCLFYLLKRAETNQQSFRSSNGVNTILPFLISESHRSGVLRLLSCLIIEDSLQAHPEEIGLLIEILKSGMVSTSLGSQHKLDNDAKCDTFGALWRILGANSSAQRIFGEATGFSLLLTTLHSFQNEGENEETEPSLFTHMKIFGFLMRAMTAAVCNNAVNRIRLHTVLSSHTFYDLLSDSGLLCVDCEKQVILLLLELALEIVLPPTSNLQVESISSETSEDELCFLSPTSFGLSKLDVERVYNASAVVVLIRSLLMFTPKVQLELLKFIEKLANAGPFNQENLTSVGCVGLLLETINPFLEGSSPILNHALRIVEVLGAYRLSSSELRLLVRYILQLKVKRSGHLFVNMMEKLSQMEDVRQGDISLAPFIEMDMSKAGHASIQVSLGERTWPPVSGYSFVCWFQFRNLFRSPSKETEKPSKGAYGKKNAQVLRIFSVGTVDDANTLYAELYLHDNGVFTIATSNSSSLSFPGIEMVEGKWHHLAVVHSKPNALAGLFQASVASIYLDGKLRHTGKLGYSPSPFGKSLQVTLGTPATRGKVSDLSWQLRCCYLFEEVLTPGSICFMYILGQGYRGLFQDTDLLRFVPNRACGGEVMAILDSLEVEVTAPSSSQRIDSSAKQVSSRLESSGIVWDMERLRNLSMQLSGRKLIFAFDGTSSDAFRASGTLSLLNLVDPTSAAASPIGGIPRYGRLSGDVYVCNQCTIGDTVQTVGGMPVVLALVEAAETKDMLHMALELLALSLQQGHQNVKDMQALRGYHLLALFLHRRMSLFDMQSLDIFFRIAACEASFPEPQKSNINRTSSYASGISPDASLDDLSLPKFGDDLSSGGSHGDLDDFSAQKDSFSHLSELENADLPGETSEFIVLSNADMVEHVLLDWTIWVAAPISVQITLLGFLERMVSMHWFRNHNLTILRRINLVQHLLVTLQRGDVEIPVLEKLVVLLGVILEDGFLASELELVVRFIIMTFDPPELTPNRQIVREAMGKHIIVRNMLLEMLIDLQVTINAEELLEQWHKVVSSRLVTYFLDEAVHPTSMRWITTLLGVCLTSSATFALRFRTSGGFQGLNHVLPSFYDSPEIYYIIFCLIFGKPVYPRVPEVRMLDFHALMPSDGNYGELKFVDLLDTVIAMAKATFDSFIMKSMLAHQNNNLSHLNGTLVADLVEATSDMGGDLQGEALMHKTYAARLMGGEAAAPAVATSILRFMVDLAKTCPPFSAVCRRHEFLESCIDLYFSCARSDCALKMAKDLTTAAIDEKNMNDDDNGSSKDTFPCLPQDQEQSAKTLSAASFPQEHKSTSSGSTDMQNSSDNGEVKADISPSEELSTKFLNGEASQVFQNVHEKGQLSAVRSNGIADSHQLVDSPSTVSVINIGSPVLSERSTHKPASTPTASPMAPFTSWAGSTGSYTDGRHLTASPSMSSTTSAMDLDSSPDLKTNIQGSPAMNTFSPISPKLLLDIDDVGYGGGPCSAGATAVLDFIAQILADIISEQLKATLFIESVLESVPLFVDVDSALVFQGLCLSRLMNFLERKLLLDDEEDGKKLDKSRWSVNLEPLCWLIVDRVYIGCFPTPVGVLRTLEFLLSMLQLANQDGRIEDAVPSGKGILSIARGTRQLDPYIHAILKNTNRLIMYCFLPTFLNNLGEDDLLANLAFLTETGRNLASKPPQEEYSVDICTILQLLIANKRLILCPSNVDNDLMCCFCINLMALLRDKRSTAQNFAVDLLKYLVVHRRPSLEDLLVCKPNQGQQTDILHGGLDKLLTGSTSLFFEWLENSQQTISKVLDQCALIMWVQYITGSAKFPGVRIKGMEVRRKKEMGRKSREIVKLDGRHWEQINERRYNLDLVRDVMSTELRAIRQDKYGWILHGESEWQSQIQQLVHERGIFPIHQVSTEPAWQLCAVEGPYRMRKKLENSKFKIDTIQNVLTSSLGFDDVTRAKKEDGDMMTSGSDTISGLNLLTYDTEQRELDGADFASFKEDDDIFKGESTTTSPPIGWTDDKSSINEQSLHSANDFGAKSSSFSYHMSESVQGKSDLNSPRQPPSVKGTDTRTSEDKSDKELLDNGEYLIRPYLEPSEKIRHKYNCERVAGLDKHDGIFLIGELCLYIIENFYIDDSNCVCEKSDQDELSVIDQALGVKKDIMGSIDSQQKSPAPWGATAKDSLGGRAWAYNGGAWGKENLCNSSNLPHPWHMWKLDSVHELLKRDYQLRPVAIEIFSMDGCNELLVFHKKEREEVFRTLIAMNLPRNSMLDTTISASSKQDSGEGSRLFKVMAKSFSKRWQSGEITNFQYLMHLNTLAGRGYSDLTQYPVFPWVLADYESDNLDLSNPRSFRKLDKPMGCQTEGGEEEFRKRYDSWDDPDVPKFHYGSHYSSAGIVLFYLLRLPPFSMENQKLQGGQFDHADRLFNSVKDTWTSAAGKSNTSDVKELIPEFYYLPEFLENRFNLDLGEKQSGEKVGDVVLPPWAKGSTREFIRKHREALESDYVSENLHHWIDLIFGYKQRGKAAEDAVNVFYHYTYEGNVDIDAVSDPTMKASILAQINHFGQTPKQLFQKAHPQRRTDRKVPPHPLRYSNYLTHQEIRKTASAVSQIVTYNDKILIAASNSLLKPVTYSEYISWGFPDRSLRILTYDQDRLQSTHENLHGGSQIQCTGVSHDGNILTTGGDDGVVAVWRFVKDGIRRLLRMEKALCAHTAKITCIYVSQPYSLIVSGSDDCSVILWDLTGLVFVKQLPRFPASVSALHVNNLTGEILTGAGVLFAVWSVNGDCLAVVNTSQLPSDLILSVASTTHSDWQDTNWYVTGHQSGAVKVWKMVHCTSDEAANNKNKSPTTTYGGPGLNVQTLEYRLILQKVLKSHKHPVTALCIPPDLKQLLSGDANGHLFSWSLKDDSFKGS, from the exons ATGTCTTCTATCTTCGAAAG GGGAAAAAATGAACTGGTGTCAGACTTCAGGAGGTTCTGGGAAGAATTCCGCTCTTCCAGCTCTGAAAAG GAGAAAGAAAGGGCCTTAAATTTGGCAGTAGATGTCTTCTGTAGGCTAGTGAAGCAGCAGTCTAGTGTAGCTCAATTAGTTACCAA GTTAGTAGAAGCACATGTTTTTGCTTTTGTTATTGGAAGGGCTTTTGTCACAGATGTGGAGAAACTAAGAATCCACAGCAAAGGAAGATCCTTGCATGTTGATGCTGTTATTGGCTTCTTTTCTGAGATCACAGAG CTTGGCATATGTCCGGGTTCAAATTTGTTATATGCAGTTGAAGTTCTTGTGACAGAG ACTATTGATAAGCAGCCTCTGTTGGACTCTGGTATTTTGTGCTGCCTTATATATATACTCAATTCCCTATTGAGTTCTGATGAATCCTGCAAAAAATCCTCACCTGTTGGCGGAGAAGGATCAGCAAGTGGGAAGAATAAAGATTGGGGTCCTTTGCAATCTCGGCGGCTTGAG ATCGAGGCAAGTGTAGTGCATATAATGAAGGCTCTAGCGAGCCATTCATCTGCTGCACCAAGTTTGATTGAAGATGACGCTCTGCAACTTCTTTTCCACATGGTTGCAAATGGTTCTGTATCTGTGTTTTCTCAGTTTAAGGAGGGTCTTGTTCCTCTTCACACAATTCAGCTTCATCGTCATGCAATGCAG GTCCTCGGTCTTCTTCTCGCAAATGACAATGGGACTTCTGCAAAGTACATAAGGAAGCATCAGTTG ATTAAAGTACTCCTTATGGCCGTGAAAGATTTCAAACCTCAAAGTGGTGATGCTGCTTATACCATCGGCATTGTGGATTTGTTACTGGAGTGTGTTGAGCTCTCTTATAGGCCTG AGGCTGGATCCATTAGGCTCAGGGAAGACATACACAATGCTCATGGTTACCAGTTCCTTGTCCAGTTCACACTCACACTATGCAGCTTACACAAAAATCAGTCTCACCAATCCTTGCCCAAGATAGTATCTGAAGAGAGTGGATTGGATGCTTCCCGCAGATTAGAAGAAGATACATTCTCATGTGATCTTTCACCTCAGCTGTCCAGGTTGCTTGATGTTCTTGTAAATTTGTCGCAAACTGGTCCCTCTGAAGATTTTGTTGGTAAAAGCATGCAATCTTCTCATGGGAAGGGAACAGGTCACAGCAGAAGCCGAACCCCATCTGCTGACAAGTTTGCGGATGACATTTTGGAAATGAGTAGTCCCAAGGTAAAAGATCTTGAAGCCATTCAGATGTTACAGGACATTTTTCTGAAGGCAGACAACTTAGAAGTACAAGCTGAAGTTCTCAATAGAATGTTCAAGATTTTCTCGAGCCATCTCGAAAACTACAAGCTGTGTCAGCAACTGCGAACTGTTCCTCTTTTTATCCTAAACATGGGCGGTTTCCCTGCAGCACTTCAAGAGGTCATCTTAAAAATTTTAGAGTATGCAGTCACTGTTGTAAACTGCATTCCAGAGCAGGAGTTGTTATCACTCTGTTGCTTACTGCAACAACCAATTTCTACCAGTCTTAAGCATACTGTGCTTTCTTTCTTCGTAAAGCTCCTGTCCTTTGATCAGCAGTACAAAAAAGTTCTCAGGGAAGTGGGTGTTCTTGGGGCATTGCTAGATGACTTGAAACAAAACAAGCTTTTCTCTGGAGATGAGCAGCAGAGCAAGATCTTTTATTCTCCGGAGATTAAGTCTGACACAGATGATATTCAAAAACCTGTGGACAACAAAGACTCCATTCTTTCACCGAAGTTGATGGCTTCTGGTTCCACGAAATTTCCCATGTTTGATGACGAAGGGACACTTACTGTTGCCTGGGATTGCCTTTTTTATCTGTTGAAGAGAGCTGAGACTAACCAACAGTCTTTCCGATCTTCCAATGGAGTCAACACCATTCTTCCTTTCTTGATATCAGAAAGCCACAGATCTGGTGTGCTACGACTACTGTCATGCTTGATAATTGAAGATTCTCTTCAG GCTCATCCTGAAGAAATAGGATTGCTGATTGAGATCTTGAAGAGTGGGATGGTATCAACCTCACTGGGTTCTCAGCACAAGCTTGACAATGATGCAAAGTGTGACACATTCGGAGCTTTGTGGCGCATTCTTGGAGCAAACAGTTCAGCGCAAAGAATTTTTGGAGAAGCCACTGGATTTTCTCTTCTACTTACAACACTTCATAGTTTCCAGAATGAAGGTGAAAATGAGGAGACTGAACCATCATTGTTTACTCACATGAAGATCTTTGGTTTTCTAATGCGAGCTATGACAGCTGCGGTATGCAACAATGCTGTTAATAGGATAAGGCTGCATACAGTTCTGTCGTCACACACTTTCTATGATCTTCTCTCTGATTCTGGGTTGCTTTGTGTGGATTGCGAAAAGCAAGTTATCTTACTTCTGCTTGAGCTTGCACTTGAGATTGTTCTTCCTCCTACCAGCAACCTGCAGGTAGAGAGCATCTCATCTGAAACCTCAGAGGACGAACTGTGTTTCTTGTCTCCAACCTCGTTTGGACTTTCAAAGCTTGATGTGGAACGTGTTTATAATGCTAGTGCAGTTGTTGTATTGATCCGCTCCTTGCTAATGTTTACGCCTAAAGTTCAACTTGAGTTGCTGAAATTCATTGAGAAACTAGCAAATGCTGGTCCCTTCAACCAAGAGAATTTAACTTCTGTTG GATGTGTTGGTCTTCTACTCGAGACAATCAACCCATTTTTGGAGGGTTCCTCTCCTATTCTTAATCATGCTTTGAGGATTGTTGAAGTGCTAGGTGCCTATAG GTTGTCTTCTTCCGAACTAAGACTTCTCGTGAGGTATATACTTCAGCTGAAAGTGAAGCGTTCAGGTCATCTTTTTGTTAATATGATGGAGAAGCTAAGTCAAATGGAAGATGTCAGACAAGGAGATATTTCTCTAGCCCCTTTCATTGAGATGGACATGAGTAAAGCTGGCCATGCATCCATTCAGGTTTCATTAGGGGAAAGGACATGGCCACCTGTTTCTGGGTACTCTTTTGTTTGTTGGTTCCAGTTTAGAAACTTATTTAGAAGCCCTTCCAAGGAAACAGAAAAACCATCAAAAGGGGCTTATGGTAAAAAGAATGCGCAAGTTCTGCGGATCTTTTCTGTGGGTACAGTGGATGATGCCAACACTTTGTATGCAGAACTTTATCTTCATGACAATGGTGTTTTTACTATAGCAACAAGCAATTCAAGTTCATTGTCCTTTCCTGGCATTGAAATGGTGGAGGGAAAATGGCATCATCTTGCAGTTGTTCATAGCAAACCAAATGCATTAGCTGGCCTTTTTCAAGCAAGTGTGGCAAGCATTTACCTTGACGGAAAGCTGAGGCACACTGGCAAGCTTGGATACTCGCCATCCCCATTTGGTAAATCGTTGCAAGTAACACTTGGTACACCTGCTACCCGTGGCAAAGTTTCTGATCTATCATGGCAGCTCCGCTGTTGTTACCTTTTTGAGGAAGTCTTGACACCAGGGAGCATCTGTTTCATGTATATTCTTGGACAAGGTTACCGGGGATTGTTCCAGGACACTGATCTTCTGAGATTTGTACCTAACCGGGCATGTGGTGGGGAGGTAATGGCGATTCTCGATTCACTTGAAGTGGAAGTAACTGCACCTTCAAGCAGCCAGCGGATAGATAGTTCAGCGAAACAAGTGAGCTCTAGACTTGAGAGCAGTGGAATTGTATGGGATATGGAAAGATTAAGAAATCTCTCAATGCAATTGTCTGGGAGGAAGCTAATATTTGCATTTGATGGAACATCATCAGATGCTTTTCGAGCATCTGGGACTCTttccttgcttaaccttgttgatcCAACTTCTGCTGCTGCATCCCCTATAGGAG GTATACCACGATACGGACGTCTAAGTGGTGATGTTTAcgtgtgtaatcaatgcacaattGGTGACACTGTTCAAACTGTTGGAGGAATGCCTGTTGTGCTTGCTCTTGTTGAAGCTGCTGAAACTAAGGATATGCTGCATATGGCACTGGAATTGCTTGCATTGTCTCTTCAGCAGGGCCATCAAAATGTGAAAGACATGCAGGCCTTGAGGGGCTATCATCTTCTTGCACTTTTTCTGCACAGGAGAATGTCATTATTCGATATGCAATCTCTTGATATCTTCTTCCGCATCGCTGCCTGTGAGGCTTCGTTTCCTGAGCCACAGAAATCAAATATAAACCGAACATCAAGCTATGCATCTGGTATCTCCCCAGATGCCAGTCTTGATGATCTTAGCCTACCTAAGTTTGGCGATGATCTGTCTTCTGGTGGATCACATGGAGACCTAGATGATTTTTCAGCTCAAAAAGATTCATTCAGCCATCTGTCTGAGCTTGAAAATGCTGACTTGCCTGGTGAGACTTCTgagttcatagttttgtcaaatgctGATATGGTTGAACATGTTCTCTTGGACTGGACTATATGGGTTGCTGCTCCTATATCAGTACAAATAACTCTTCTTGGGTTTCTTGAGAGGATGGTATCGATGCATTGGTTTAGGAACCACAACCTCACAATATTGCGTCGAATTAATCTTGTGCAGCATCTTCTTGTTACATTACAGCGTGGGGATGTTGAAATTCCTGTGCTGGAGAAGCTAGTTGTGCTGCTTGGTGTCATCTTGGAGGATGGTTTTCTAGCTTCCGAGTTGGAGCTTGTTGTAAGATTCATAATCATGACATTTGATCCTCCAGAACTTACCCCGAACCGTCAGATTGTCCGGGAGGCTATGGGAAAGCATATTATTGTGAGGAACATGTTACTAGAAATGCTCATTGATCTACAAGTAACTATAAACGCTGAAGAGTTGCTGGAGCAATGGCATAAAGTTGTTTCATCTAGACTGGTCACATATTTCCTTGATGAAGCTGTGCATCCAACAAGTATGAGATGGATCACCACTCTATTAGGAGTTTGCCTTACATCATCTGCTACATTCGCTCTGAGATTCCGTACAAGTGGTGGTTTCCAAGGGTTGAATCATGTGCTTCCAAGCTTTTATGATTCTCCTGAAATATATTATATAATCTTCTGTTTGATTTTTGGGAAGCCTGTTTATCCTCGAGTTCCGGAGGTCCGCATGCTTGATTTCCACGCTCTCATGCCTAGTGATGGAAACTATGGAGAACTGAAGTTTGTGGACCTATTGGATACTGTTATCGCAATGGCAAAAGCTACATTTGATTCATTTATTATGAAGTCTATGCTTGCACATCAGAATAACAATCTTTCACACCTTAATGGCACCTTGGTTGCGGATCTTGTGGAGGCAACATCAGACATGGGAGGAGATCTTCAAGGAGAAGCTCTGATGCATAAGACATATGCGGCAAGGTTAATGGGTGGTGAAGCCGCAGCACCTGCTGTTGCTACTTCTATATTGCGGTTCATGGTTGATTTGGCAAAAACGTGCCCACCATTCTCCGCTGTTTGCAGGCGACATGAATTCCTAGAAAGCTGTATTGATCTATATTTCTCCTGTGCAAG GTCTGATTGTGCGTTGAAGATGGCAAAAGATCTAACAACTGCTGCAATAGATGAGAAGAACAtgaatgatgatgacaatggaaGTTCAAAAGATACCTTTCCATGTTTGCCACAGGATCAGGAACAATCTGCCAAAACTTTGAGTGCTGCAAGTTTTCCTCAGGAGCATAAAAGTACAAGCTCAGGAAGTACTGACATGCAGAACTCTTCTGATAATGGTGAAGTAAAAGCAGATATCTCTCCCAGTGAGGAGCTCAGCACCAAGTTTTTAAATGGAGAAGCAAGCCAAGTGTTTCAGAATGTTCATGAAAAAGGACAGTTGTCAGCTGTGAGATCAAATGGCATTGCCGATTCTCACCAACTAGTTGATTCACCCAGCACAGTCTCTGTGATTAACATTGGATCCCCTGTTTTGTCTGAGAGATCGACTCATAAACCAGCAAGCACCCCTACTGCGTCTCCCATGGCTCCATTCACTTCTTGGGCTGGTAGCACAGGATCTTATACTGATGGTAGACACCTAACAGCCTCTCCATCCATGTCTTCAACTACATCTGCGATGGATCTCGATTCATCTCCTGATCTGAAGACAAACATTCAGGGATCACCTGCAATGAATACATTTTCCCCGATCAGTCCCAAGCTTTTGCTTGACATAGATGATGTGGGTTATGGGGGTGGCCCTTGCTCTGCAGGAGCTACTGCTGTTCTTGATTTCATTGCTCAAATCCTTGCTGATATTATCTCAGAACAGCTCAAAGCAACACTCTTCATTGAGAGCGTTCTCGAGTCTGTGCCTTTGTTTGTGGATGTTGATTCTGCTTTGGTTTTTCAAGGCTTGTGTCTAAGCAGACTGATGAACTTCCTTGAAAGAAAACTCTtgctcgatgatgaagaagatgggaAGAAACTCGACAAGAGTCGCTGGTCTGTCAACTTGGAACCACTTTGCTGGCTGATTGTTGACCGTGTATACATTGGCTGCTTTCCAACCCCAGTCGGTGTACTGCGAACGCTAGAGTTCTTGTTGTCCATGTTGCAACTTGCCAATCAAGATGGCCGCATTGAAGATGCAGTACCTTCAGGTAAAGGTATTTTATCCATTGCTCGAGGAACCAGGCAACTTGACCCCTACATCCATGCCATATTGAAGAACACAAACCGTCTGATAATGTACTGTTTCCTGCCAACATTCCTTAATAATCTCGGGGAGGATGACCTGCTGGCAAATCTGGCTTTCCTAACGGAAACAGGGAGAAATTTAGCTTCAAAACCTCCCCAAGAAGAGTATTCTGTCGATATTTGTACCATTCTTCAGCTTTTGATTGCCAACAAGAGATTGATTCTATGCCCCAGCAATGTTGATAATGATCTAATGTGTTGTTTCTGCATCAATCTGATGGCACTTCTTCGTGACAAGAGATCAACTGCTCAAAACTTTGCGGTGGATTTACTTAAGTACCTGGTGGTGCATCGACGTCCATCTCTTGAAGACCTGCTTGTTTGTAAGCCTAACCAAGGGCAACAAACAGACATTCTGCATGGAGGGCTTGACAAATTGCTGACTGGCAGTACATCGTTGTTTTTTGAGTGGCTCGAGAATTCTCAGCAAACAATTAGTAAAGTGTTAGACCAGTGTGCTTTGATAATGTGGGTTCAGTACATTACTGGCTCAGCAAAATTTCCTGGGGTGAGAATAAAAGGCATGGAAGTCAGGCGCAAGAAAGAGATGGGACGGAAATCACGTGAAATTGTAAAACTAGATGGCAGACACTGGGAGCAGATAAATGAGCGGAGGTATAATCTTGATTTGGTTCGTGATGTGATGTCCACAGAGCTGAGAGCAATTCGTCAAGACAAATATGGATGGATATTGCATGGAGAAAGTGAGTGGCAGAGCCAAATTCAACAGCTTGTACACGAAAGAGGTATTTTCCCCATTCATCAAGTATCCACGGAACCTGCATGGCAGTTATGTGCTGTTGAAGGACCATATAGAATGCGGAAGAAACTTGAGAACTCCAAATTTAAGATAGATACTATTCAGAATGTTCTAACTAGTAGCCTTGGGTTTGATGATGTTACTAGAGCCAAGAAAGAGGATGGAGACATGATGACATCTGGGTCAGATACAATATCGGGCTTGAATCTTTTGACCTATGACACTGAACAGAGGGAACTTGACGGTGCTGATTTTGCATCTTTCAAAGAGGATGATGACATATTCAAAGGAGAAAGCACCACAACGTCACCTCCAATTGGCTGGACTGATGATAAAAGCAGCATTAACGAACAGAGTCTTCACTCTGCAAACGATTTCGGAGCAAAATCAAGTTCCTTTTCCTATCACATGTCAGAGAGTGTCCAAGGTAAATCTGATTTGAATTCACCAAGACAGCCACCTTCAGTTAAAGGTACTGATACGAGAACCTCAGAGGATAAATCAGATAAGGAGTTGCTTGACAATGGAGAGTATCTTATCAGACCTTATCTGGAACCTTCTGAAAAGATCAGGCATAAGTACAACTGTGAACGTGTTGCTGGTCTTGACAAGCATGATGGTATATTTCTTATCGGGGAGCTTTGCTTATACATTATTGAGAACTTCTACATCGACGATTCCAACTGCGTTTGTGAAAAGAGCGATCAAGACGAGCTTTCTGTCATTGATCAGGCTTTAGGTGTGAAAAAGGATATAATGGGAAGCATTGATTCCCAGCAAAAATCACCTGCACCATGGGGTGCAACTGCAAAGGACTCGCTTGGTGGTAGAGCATGGGCATACAATGGAGGTGCTTGGGGTAAGGAAAATCTTTGCAATAGCAGCAACCTGCCTCATCCATGGCATATGTGGAAGCTTGATAGTGTCCATGAGCTCCTGAAACGTGACTATCAGCTTCGACCCGTTGCAATCGAGATTTTCAGCATGGATGGGTGTAACGAACTTCTAGTTTTCCAcaaaaaagagagggaggaagtttTCAGAACCCTGATTGCCATGAACCTCCCACGGAATAGCAT GTTGGACACAACAATATCAGCTTCCTCAAAGCAGGATAGCGGTGAGGGGAGCCGCCTTTTCAAAGTTATGGCAAAATCTTTTTCCAAAAGATGGCAAAGTGGAGAAATTACCAACTTCCAGTATCTCATGCATCTAAATACACTTGCTGGTCGTGGTTATAGCGACCTTACACAGTACCCAGTATTTCCATGGGTTCTTGCAGATTACGAAAGCGATAACTTAGATCTGAGTAACCCACGGAGCTTCCGTAAGCTTGATAAACCAATGGGATGTCAAACagagggaggagaagaggaaTTCCGCAAGAG ATATGATAGCTGGGATGACCCTGATGTACCAAAGTTCCATTATGGTTCTCATTATTCAAGTGCTGGGATTGTTCTTTTCTATCTTCTAAGGCTGCCTCCATTCAGCATGGAAAACCAGAAACTGCAGGGTGGACAATTCGACCATGCAGACAGGTTGTTCAATAGTGTGAAAGATACATGGACAAGCGCTGCTGGTAAGAGCAACACATCAGATGTGAAAGAGCTCATTCCTGAGTTCTATTATCTGCCCGAGTTTTTAGAGAACCGGTTTAATCTGGACTTGGGGGAGAAACAATCAGGAGAGAAG GTCGGTGATGTTGTTTTGCCACCTTGGGCGAAAGGTAGCACCAGAGAATTTATTAGGAAACACCGGGAAGCTCTGGAATCAGACTATGTATCTGAGAATCTGCATCATTGGATTGATCTTATTTTTGGGTATAAGCAGAGAGGAAAG GCAGCTGAAGATGCCGTCAATGTCTTCTATCACTACACATATGAAGGCAATGTTGACATAGATGCAGTATCAGATCCTACCATGAAGGCTTCAATACTGGCACAGATCAATCACTTTGGCCAGACCCCCAAACAGTTATTCCAAAAAGCTCATCCACAGCGACGAACTGACCGGAAAGTTCCTCCTCATCCTCTACGGTACAGCAACTATCTTACACACCAAGAGATCCGCAAGACAGCATCTGCAGTGTCCCAGATCGTGACCTACAATGACAAGATCCTAATTGCTGCATCAAACAGCTTGCTCAAGCCAGTTACTTACAGTGAGTACATCTCATGGGGATTTCCTGACCGCAGCTTGAGAATATTGACATACGATCAGGATAGACTTCAATCAACACATGAGAACCTTCATGGTGGTAGTCAAATTCAGTGCACTGGAGTGAGCCATGATGGCAACATTCTCACCACAGGTGGCGATGACGGAGTAGTTGCAGTATGGAGATTTGTGAAGGATGGCATTCGTCGTCTCCTGAGGATGGAGAAAGCCCTGTGTGCTCACACTGCCAAAATAACATGCATCTATGTCAGCCAGCCTTATTCGTTAATAGTCTCAGGTTCTGACGATTGTTCTGTCATCTTGTGGGACCTGACAGGGCTGGTCTTTGTGAAGCAGCTGCCTAGGTTCCCAGCGTCAGTGTCTGCATTACATGTGAACAACCTCACTGGTGAGATTCTGACTGGTGCTGGTGTTCTTTTTGCTGTTTGGAGTGTTAACGGAGACTGTCTTGCTGTGGTGAACACCTCTCAGCTTCCTTCTGATCTCATCTTATCTGTGGCAAGCACCACACACTCAGACTGGCAGGATACAAACTGGTATGTGACAGGTCATCAAAGTGGTGCTGTGAAGGTATGGAAGATGGTGCACTGCACGTCTGATGAGGcagcaaacaacaaaaacaaatccCCGACAACCACCTATGGAGGGCCGGGTCTGAATGTCCAGACGCTGGAATACAGGCTAATTCTGCAGAAGGTTCTCAAATCACACAAGCACCCGGTGACTGCCCTTTGTATACCGCCCGACCTGAAGCAGCTTCTGAGCGGGGATGCCAATGGTCATTTGTTTTCTTGGTCACTGAAAGATGACAGCTTTAAGGGCTCATAG